The genomic region AAGGCTGGCTGCAGAAACGCAGCAACCATTATTCCAGCCACTATTGGATGTGCTCCGGCATCTGGCGAGCGAGTCATTGGTTGCACGATTCGGTTATATCGCTGAGCGTGCGACTCGTTTTCCATATAGTAACCACTATGAACGTCGGCCTTTCCGCACATCCGATCCGGAGCAACATGTAGAACAGGTCATCCGCAAACTGATGGGATTGTTCCGAATGGAAATGAAGAATTTCTCCCTGAGTGAATATGTGTCACTGCGTGAGTACAAGCTGGATTATCTGCACGAGATCCGTTGGGTTCTGGCGGATTGTATCGCATATGAACTGGATCATGAGGGCGGAGATATGAAGCAGGCATTGCACGATATTATCTATGGTGACAATCAGACGGCGCTGTTAACCCATGAAATGATCAAAGGCATATTCATGAGCGATCAGGTGGATGCCTATCAGATGGTGGGTGAGCTGCTCGTTGCAGCAAGGTTGCAGGAAGGGCTGCGCCAAAGCATCGTGGAGCGGATGGATGAAGGAACACTGGAAGCCTATATTTACATATTAAAAATCATCATCGACAACAACCTGATCCGTTTCAGTTCGGTGGTAAGAGCACTCGCCGTATGGACGGGAATTGGCATAGAAGCAGCCAATCAGCGTGTTGCTGCACAGCTCATTGAACAGGCGTATGAGGCGCTTGTGCAACCAGAAGTGCGCGAATCCTGGCAGCAGGAAGCGAACGCCAACAAGCTCTTTATCAGCTTGTGGGCGACAGCGGTCATTGAAGAGAATGAACTGACGAGCAAGATCATCGAGATTATGAATCAAGGCCAATTATATCAAAAGATTGTTGCCCAATACGTACTGGCTAACAGCCAGAACAGAGAGCTTCGTTTGCACATTGCACGTCGTTATCTGGAGGCGCAAGATGCTGAGTTGATGCACTGGATTGTGACCAATTATGATGCGATGTATATGTACAACTGGAGTTTCGAGAATGGAGAGAATCAGCGTAGTGTCTACGTGTGGCCATTGCCTGCGCTTGAAGATAAGGCATTGAGACGTCAGGACTTTGATCAATTCAAACAGATGCTGGCTGTCATTCCAAAAGGCGGATCAGGTGGACCATCGGGTGTACTTGAGTATGTTCACTACCGGATTGATACGGATGATGTAGTGAAGAAATTATTATATCTGGCCGCTTATGATATGGACCCGGAATGGATCGGCGAAGTCATCGCAATCAAGGACCGTTTGAGCCCAGAACTGCGCGGGGAACTGTTGTCCCAGTTTGTTCAGCATCCCGATAATGAGGTGCAAAGACAGTTTGTGTTTGAGAGTTTGTCTGATAAAAGCATCAGTAATCGGGAAAGTGCGCTCTCCAAGGCGAAGCAGCTCACGTTGACGGTTGAAGAGATGAAACAGATGGAGGCGCTGATGAAGCTCAAGACAGGCTCACTTCGTCAGAAGGTCATCCATGTATTGTTACTACAACCCGTGGACCAATTGACGGTTTCACTGAAGCGACTTTTGCAGGCCAAGAGTGAGTTGCAGCGTCTAGGCGCGCTCGAATTGTTGACGGAGATTGCGGCAGATCCGGATCGGGCAGATCAGCAGGAGCAATTGCAGCCATTGGCACAGCTGATTGAGACGCCAACCGCGAAGGAACAGAAGTTGCTCGACAAGCTGACGGATCAGGGGAGTCGCTATACGGCCGCTAATGGGTTTAATTTATTCGATCCGAAGCGACGTGAGCCATTGCTGGATGAGAAGCGTGACCTTAAAGGCCACAGTCCGAAGGATATCTTTACACTTTCTCTGGATAAGACCAGACCATTCCTGCAGGGGCTCGATGAATTAGTGCATGAACACAGGGATCATGAGTATGAAGTGGAGTACTATGCTGGCTACAAAGACACGTTGTTAGTCGGAGCGAGTCTTCGCTCCAAGGTTCCGTATGGAGAGCGGAATGAAATGAAGCAGATGGAACAGTTCCCGCTACATGACATATGGGAAAACTTTATTCAACATGCTGGGTTTAGCAGTGTGGAACTGATGCAGCTATACATGGTTATACAGCTCCGGGATTTCAATGGCAAATTGAGTGACCATTACAGTTACTTCCATGATCAGTATGGCTATGAAGAACTGCAAAAGATTCCGTTATTGGAAGGCTGGCGCAAGACGTTTGCTGAACAGACCTATCCTCTGGATGACATCGAAAAGCTGCAGCAGATGCTGGATTCGTTAACATATAAGGATCAGGTAGTGGCACTGATATCGGCGGCATTTCTGGATAGCGATCCGATCGACGCGTTTGAAATAGCTGAGAAAACCTGGGCCTCCATCATCGCGAGTATGCCTGCTGATCGACTCGAGAAAGAGTCAGGCATGCTTCATATTCTGACTGGGCCTTGGAATTATGTGGTTCGTGGCAAAATCCATGACGATAACAGCTTCAAACGTTTCTTCCAGACAGCCTACCAGTTCGCCAGTCTTGTAGAAAATAGTCAACCGTTGTCCTTGCTGTCACTTGAAGATTTCCTGCGCGCGTACCAGCTGAACCTGATTGATGAACAGGAGATATATCGACAGGTTCTGGTCGGTGGGAATCGTCTGATGTTTATTCGGGACTTAACATCCACTCGTACAGAAGTGATCGCAAGTGATCCCAAGCTGATTCATTTACGGGATACGGTCGTTAATCGGATTTTGGAGATCGAGCTGACCCGGGGAGAACTCTCTACAGAAGTAAGTACACTTGCCATGAAACTGGAACGAATTGAAGGCATGGAACACTGGGTACATCTGGTCTCGGCGATGGATCAGGATACATTTGTCCGTGGATATATCTACAGTTATGGGGACAACACAACACGTAAAGAGACGTTTAGCTATCTAATTCAGAATTGTCATCCACGGGATGGAGAAGATGAGAAGCGTCTTGGAGAATTACTCCAGAAGTATCCGGTGAATGAGAAAAAATTGCTGGAAGCGGCTATGTACGCCCCGCAGTGGATGGAGATTGTTGCAAAACATCTGGGATGGGAAGGTCTCCGCAGTGCGGCATGGTACTTCCATGCCCATATCAATGAACGCTTTACTGCGGAGAAAGAAACCATCGTGGCCCACTATTCTCCAATCTCACCACAGGACTTTAATGAAGGTGCGTTTGATATCGCTTGGTTTGAAGAAGCCTATGCTGCTGTCGGGGAGGAACGGTTCAATCTTTTATACGATTGCGCCAAGTACATTTCCGGGGGAGCTAACCACCGCAGATCCCAATTGTTCGCAGATGCTGCACTGGGCAAGCTTCGATTGGACGATATGCGTGATTCCGTGTCAGACAAGCGAAACAAGGATCATTTGTTAACCTACAGTTTGATCCCATTCGCCGTAAATCGGGAACAGGATCTGCGTGAGCGATACGACTTCATTCAGAAGTTTCTGTTGCAGAGCAAGCAATTCGGTGCACAACGCCGTGCCAGTGAAGGTGTAGCATCACAGATTGCACTGGGCAATCTCGCTCGTAATGCAGGTTATGCTGATGTTACGCGGCTGATGTGGGACATGGAAGCACGTAAGTTGGATGAGATGAAATCCTTCTTTGAACCTCATGCATTGGATGCTGACACGACAGCACAATTGGTCATTGATGAGGAAGGCCAACCCGAAATGGTTATCGTTAGCAAAGGCAAGACACTCAAATCTGTACCTGCCCGGTTCAAAAAAGATGGATATATCGCTGAACTGAAAGAGCTCAAATCGGATCTGGTGGATCAGTATCGCCGGGCACGGCAGGAGCTGGAACGTTCGATGACTGCTGGAACATCCTTTACACGTGAGGAAATTGCCAGTCTGATGCAAAATCCGGTTATACATCCGCTGGTAAGAACGCTTATATTTCAGTCAGGTGACAAGACGGGACGATTCGATGTATCATCCAATGGTTTGGTTGCTCCTGGGCCGGAGGGTACGAACCATGCACTATCGGAACAGGATCAACTGTTGATTGCTCATCCGCTTCATCTGTATCAGAGCGGAAGCTGGAGTGAATTCCAGCGGGATCTGTTCACCCGTCAGGAGCGTCAGCCGTTCAAGCAGGTATTCCGTGAGCTGTATCTTCCTAACGAGGACGAATTGGCTAATGGTACGGTATCTCGTCGATACGCCGGGTATCAGATTCAACCGAAAAAAGCAGTAGCTCTGCTTAAAGGACGCCAATGGACTGTCAGTTATGAGGAAGGTCTGCAGAAGGTAAGTTACGAGCACAATCTGATCGCGAATCTCTATGCCATGGCAGATTGGTTCTCACCAGCAGATACCGAGGCACCTACCTTGGAGACGGTGCAGTTCTACGATCGTAAGAGCTACAAATCTGTAGCGCTGCAAGATGTGCCGCTGACGTTCTTCTCGGAAGTTATGCGTGATATCGATCTGGTGGTCAGCGTTGCACATGTGGGAGGCGTAGATCCGGAAGCCAGCCTGACAACAATCGAGATGCGTCACGTCATTGTGAACGAGTCGTTGCGTCTGCTGAAGATCGACAATGTACGTTTGGACGGGAATTACGCACGAATTGATGGTGAATTGGGTGAGTATGCTGTTCATCTGGGGAGTGGTAATGTGTTCAAACAAGCTACAGGTGCACTTCATATTGTTCCGGTGCACAGTCAGCATCGGGGGCGAATCTTCCTGCCATTCCTGGATGAAGATCCGAGAACAGCTGAGATTTTGTCCAAGGTGATGTTGCTCGCCGAAGATAAAAAGATCAAGGACCCGCAGATTCTTGCACAATTACAGAACTAGAAGTGATTGAACAGAAGTGAGCCGCCCCTCTTGGGGCGGTTTTTTATTTGCTACTCCGATTTTAATGTAACTTCGAATCTCAATATAACGAGTGTAGAACAAGAATCATGGACGGAAAGTGGACAATATGGAGCAATTCCAACATAAAGGCAGCTGAAGAACCTGTTAAAAGGGACCTCAGTTGCTTTTATATTTTCGGATATTTCAATCGGACGGATTGGTTCCGGTTTCAAATAGACTTAGGACCCAGAACGCGTCGGCATATTCCTTAATCTGATAATTAATTGCATTAATTGGTTGATCGGGAGTGGGTCGAACCGACTGTTTTTAAAAGTAAAGAATTTGTTCGAAAGTAGTTACGGAAATGTAAATAATTCGTTTTCTTGTTATGTTATCTGAATTATGAATATGGTGATTCCAAAGAACTAGGCTCGCTCCAAACGGTCTTTTACCAAATTTAAGGGGATGTAATTCGCAATCAGGTCGGTTAACGTTAGGAAGCGAAATCTGCTGACTTGCTTGCAGGCTGCAGTTTCAGAAGCCATGTGCAGGACGACCTGAATGCTTGAAAGACTGGGATCAAGCCAGTTTGCATTCCCTTGTATACATGTATTCAATATGTGCACAAGAAAAATGATCAAGAGAGAAGGAGAGCTTACAACATGAACAGAAGACTCAATCTGATTTTCCTCAAACGATGGTTTATGCTATTAATCATCGTGGCGGTTGCGGCTATGCCGCTACACGCCTTCGCCGCGGAGGCGGAATCCGGGGCCGATCGTCCTTGGATGAACAAATCCTTGACTGCGAAGGAACGCACCGAGCTGCTGCTCAAGGAGATGACGCTGGAGGAGAAAGTTGGATTCGTAACCGGTAAAGTCAATAACTATTATGGTTTCTATAATGATGGATTGGAGCGCCTCGGCATTCCGGCATTACAGATGGCAGATGGACCCGCAGGGGTACGTGTAGCCAACCCGGATGTGCAGGACAAAAAGTCCACGGCGCTGCCTGCACCGATCGCCCTTGCGGCTTCCTGGGATACCGATCTTGCCAAGAAATATGGCGATCTGATCGGTCAGGAAGCACATGATACAACACATAATGTAGTGCTTGGTCCTGGGCTGGACATTGCACGTACACCATGGGGTTCCCGGAACTTCGAATCACTCGGGGAAGATCCGCTACTGGCTTCCGGTATGGGTGCAGCGTATGTGGACGGGATTCAAAGTAATCCGGTTATCGCTACTGCGAAGCACTATATCCTGAACAACCAGGAGACGGAACGTTTCACGACCAATGCAACAGCCAGCGAACGTGCCATTCAGGAAGTCTATGCACGTCCGTTCCAGGCGATGGTCGAAAAAGCGGATCTCGGTTCGGCCATGTGTTCATTTAACCAGGTGAACGGTACATATGCTTGTGAGAACAAGGAGATGCTGACGGATGTCCTTCGGGATCAGTTTGGCTTCGAAGGGTTCGTCATGAGTGACTACGGTGCAAACTTCAGCACAGCCAAGTCCGCCAATGCGGGTCTGGATCTGGAGACACCTGGGGAGCCGTATGGCAAATGGGGAGACAAATTGCTGGAAGCCGTGAACAATGGCGAAGTCAGCGAGCAAACCATTGATGAGAAGGTTAGACGCATCTTGCTTCAAATGTTTGATAAAGGGCTGTTCGATAACCCTGTAACGAATACACAAATCAATGCCAAGAAAGACGGCAAACAGGCACGTGAAATTGCGGAAGAGAGCATGGTTCTTTTGCAAAACAACGATAATACACTGCCACTTTCCAAGAAAAATGTGAAATCCATCGCTGTCATCGGACCGGATGCAGATAACGCATCTGCTGCTGGTGGAGGTAGCAGTCTGGTTAACCCGACGTATACCGTAAGTCCACTGCAAGGCATTCGTAACCGTGCCGGAAACGGTGTGGATGTTAAATATGCAGCCGGAACCGATCCAATCTCCGCAGGAGATGCATTTAATGGACCATCGGCCGTACCTTCCACTCTTTTATCGCCTGGGGATGCTCGGGAAAGTGAAAGAGACTATGGTACAGATCGTGCGGAATACGGTCTGCGTGCGGAATACTGGACGAATACAGACATGGAGGGTAACCCTTCTCTGGTACGTACAGATAATCAGGTCAACATGAATCTTGGATTCTACAACTATGAAGGTTTTAATGCACAATCTTCCAAGCTTCCAGTGACACCAACGAAGTTCAATGCCAAAATGTCCGCTCGTTGGACAGGGGCAATTACGGCGCCTCAAACGGGTGAATATAAACTTTCCCTGACGAGTCTCGGTTCTGCGAAACTGTATGTGGATGATGAGTTACTTGTAGACAATCAAGGTGAAACATTGAGTACAACAAAGAAAGAAATCGCGTTCAAAGAAGGCGAGTCCCACGATATTCGGATTGAGTATCGTACCGATTTCCCGTTACAGTCCAATCATGATATGGGCGCACAGGTTCGTTTTGGCTGGGAAGCTCCAGAAGACGCTGTTGATATCAAAATGCAAAAAGCAGTCGATTTGGCGAAAAAATCAGATGTTGCCGTCGTGGTAACACGTACGTATGACAGTGAAGGTTATGTAGATCGTTCTGATCTGGAACTGCCAAATAATCAGGAGCAGCTGATTCGCAAAGTAGCGGCAGCCAATCCGAAAACGATCGTGGTGCAAATGAGTGGTCGCGCTGTCGAGATGGACTCCTGGCAAAAAGAAGTGCCATCCATCCTTCAGGCTTGGTACGCAGGTCAGGAACAAGGTAATGCAGTGGCACGTGTGCTGTTCGGTGATGTGAATCCATCTGGTAAGTTGCCGGTGACGTTCCCATCAGATGATTCCCAGACCCCTGTATCCACTGTGGAACAATTCCCAGGTGTGAATGGGGTGGGTAACTACTCCGAGGGTGTTTTTGTAGGGTACAAAGGATATGACAAAGAAGGCATGACACCGGCGTTCGCCTTTGGACACGGACTGTCGTATACCGATTTTAATTATCGTAATCTGCATGTGAAAAACACAGGCAAAGGTGACAAAGAAACCGTAGAAGTATCCCTGAACCTGCGCAATACCGGTAAGGTTACCGGTGCAGAAGTCGTACAGGTCTATGTGGGCAATCTGCCAACCAAAGTGGAGACACCAGAGAAACAACTTGCTGGCTGGG from Paenibacillus sp. FSL R5-0341 harbors:
- a CDS encoding DUF4132 domain-containing protein — translated: MNQEDQVQVYMDELQDRAKSLTGVQLELANYVVEIAGSTYLRGDEKMFLNTEKLLERLAAETQQPLFQPLLDVLRHLASESLVARFGYIAERATRFPYSNHYERRPFRTSDPEQHVEQVIRKLMGLFRMEMKNFSLSEYVSLREYKLDYLHEIRWVLADCIAYELDHEGGDMKQALHDIIYGDNQTALLTHEMIKGIFMSDQVDAYQMVGELLVAARLQEGLRQSIVERMDEGTLEAYIYILKIIIDNNLIRFSSVVRALAVWTGIGIEAANQRVAAQLIEQAYEALVQPEVRESWQQEANANKLFISLWATAVIEENELTSKIIEIMNQGQLYQKIVAQYVLANSQNRELRLHIARRYLEAQDAELMHWIVTNYDAMYMYNWSFENGENQRSVYVWPLPALEDKALRRQDFDQFKQMLAVIPKGGSGGPSGVLEYVHYRIDTDDVVKKLLYLAAYDMDPEWIGEVIAIKDRLSPELRGELLSQFVQHPDNEVQRQFVFESLSDKSISNRESALSKAKQLTLTVEEMKQMEALMKLKTGSLRQKVIHVLLLQPVDQLTVSLKRLLQAKSELQRLGALELLTEIAADPDRADQQEQLQPLAQLIETPTAKEQKLLDKLTDQGSRYTAANGFNLFDPKRREPLLDEKRDLKGHSPKDIFTLSLDKTRPFLQGLDELVHEHRDHEYEVEYYAGYKDTLLVGASLRSKVPYGERNEMKQMEQFPLHDIWENFIQHAGFSSVELMQLYMVIQLRDFNGKLSDHYSYFHDQYGYEELQKIPLLEGWRKTFAEQTYPLDDIEKLQQMLDSLTYKDQVVALISAAFLDSDPIDAFEIAEKTWASIIASMPADRLEKESGMLHILTGPWNYVVRGKIHDDNSFKRFFQTAYQFASLVENSQPLSLLSLEDFLRAYQLNLIDEQEIYRQVLVGGNRLMFIRDLTSTRTEVIASDPKLIHLRDTVVNRILEIELTRGELSTEVSTLAMKLERIEGMEHWVHLVSAMDQDTFVRGYIYSYGDNTTRKETFSYLIQNCHPRDGEDEKRLGELLQKYPVNEKKLLEAAMYAPQWMEIVAKHLGWEGLRSAAWYFHAHINERFTAEKETIVAHYSPISPQDFNEGAFDIAWFEEAYAAVGEERFNLLYDCAKYISGGANHRRSQLFADAALGKLRLDDMRDSVSDKRNKDHLLTYSLIPFAVNREQDLRERYDFIQKFLLQSKQFGAQRRASEGVASQIALGNLARNAGYADVTRLMWDMEARKLDEMKSFFEPHALDADTTAQLVIDEEGQPEMVIVSKGKTLKSVPARFKKDGYIAELKELKSDLVDQYRRARQELERSMTAGTSFTREEIASLMQNPVIHPLVRTLIFQSGDKTGRFDVSSNGLVAPGPEGTNHALSEQDQLLIAHPLHLYQSGSWSEFQRDLFTRQERQPFKQVFRELYLPNEDELANGTVSRRYAGYQIQPKKAVALLKGRQWTVSYEEGLQKVSYEHNLIANLYAMADWFSPADTEAPTLETVQFYDRKSYKSVALQDVPLTFFSEVMRDIDLVVSVAHVGGVDPEASLTTIEMRHVIVNESLRLLKIDNVRLDGNYARIDGELGEYAVHLGSGNVFKQATGALHIVPVHSQHRGRIFLPFLDEDPRTAEILSKVMLLAEDKKIKDPQILAQLQN
- a CDS encoding glycoside hydrolase family 3 C-terminal domain-containing protein, with product MNRRLNLIFLKRWFMLLIIVAVAAMPLHAFAAEAESGADRPWMNKSLTAKERTELLLKEMTLEEKVGFVTGKVNNYYGFYNDGLERLGIPALQMADGPAGVRVANPDVQDKKSTALPAPIALAASWDTDLAKKYGDLIGQEAHDTTHNVVLGPGLDIARTPWGSRNFESLGEDPLLASGMGAAYVDGIQSNPVIATAKHYILNNQETERFTTNATASERAIQEVYARPFQAMVEKADLGSAMCSFNQVNGTYACENKEMLTDVLRDQFGFEGFVMSDYGANFSTAKSANAGLDLETPGEPYGKWGDKLLEAVNNGEVSEQTIDEKVRRILLQMFDKGLFDNPVTNTQINAKKDGKQAREIAEESMVLLQNNDNTLPLSKKNVKSIAVIGPDADNASAAGGGSSLVNPTYTVSPLQGIRNRAGNGVDVKYAAGTDPISAGDAFNGPSAVPSTLLSPGDARESERDYGTDRAEYGLRAEYWTNTDMEGNPSLVRTDNQVNMNLGFYNYEGFNAQSSKLPVTPTKFNAKMSARWTGAITAPQTGEYKLSLTSLGSAKLYVDDELLVDNQGETLSTTKKEIAFKEGESHDIRIEYRTDFPLQSNHDMGAQVRFGWEAPEDAVDIKMQKAVDLAKKSDVAVVVTRTYDSEGYVDRSDLELPNNQEQLIRKVAAANPKTIVVQMSGRAVEMDSWQKEVPSILQAWYAGQEQGNAVARVLFGDVNPSGKLPVTFPSDDSQTPVSTVEQFPGVNGVGNYSEGVFVGYKGYDKEGMTPAFAFGHGLSYTDFNYRNLHVKNTGKGDKETVEVSLNLRNTGKVTGAEVVQVYVGNLPTKVETPEKQLAGWAKVDLKAGKQQRVNIQLDRSALSYWDETSHEWVMPKGKVQVYVGSASDDIRLTGSVNIGSKSGK